One stretch of Deinococcus fonticola DNA includes these proteins:
- a CDS encoding transposase, giving the protein MGKQRKTWASGVKEEIVLAVLSGEKSIAELARQHGVAESLIHNWRTQFVEAGRARLAGNRQDDGFKALEKENERLKSLLGEKELALYIAKKVRGL; this is encoded by the coding sequence ATGGGAAAGCAGCGCAAAACTTGGGCATCTGGGGTCAAGGAAGAAATCGTCCTGGCCGTCCTTAGCGGCGAAAAGTCCATCGCGGAACTGGCCCGTCAGCATGGGGTTGCCGAAAGCCTGATTCACAACTGGCGAACCCAGTTCGTGGAGGCGGGCCGTGCCCGCCTTGCAGGGAATAGGCAGGACGACGGGTTCAAAGCCCTTGAGAAGGAAAATGAGCGCCTCAAAAGCCTGCTGGGTGAGAAGGAATTAGCCCTCTACATCGCAAAAAAAGTCAGGGGTCTTTAA